The DNA sequence CCGGGCATTTGTACGATGGAATAGAGAGAATCTACCCCGTGTAAGCTGCGGGTCAAAACCGGAACCCCAATCACAGGAAGCAGCGTCAACGATGCCACCATACCGGGAAGGTGAGCGGCTCCCCCGGCCCCTGCGATGATGACTTTCAAGCCTCGACTATGGGCAGTTTTGGCGTAATCCACCATGCGTTCGGGGGTGCGGTGAGCGGATACGATCGCCACCTCATGGGGGACAGTAAACTGTTCACAAATGGCGATCGCCCCTTGCATGGTGGGCAAGTCCGAGTCACTTCCCATAATGATGCCGATCAGAGGTTTAGGCATGGCGCTGCGTTCAATCTAAGAATCAACCAGATTGATTTTACCCCTATGGTTTCGTCCTCTTCTGAACAATCTTCTGAATCTTACGTTGCG is a window from the Synechococcales cyanobacterium T60_A2020_003 genome containing:
- the purE gene encoding 5-(carboxyamino)imidazole ribonucleotide mutase, translating into MPKPLIGIIMGSDSDLPTMQGAIAICEQFTVPHEVAIVSAHRTPERMVDYAKTAHSRGLKVIIAGAGGAAHLPGMVASLTLLPVIGVPVLTRSLHGVDSLYSIVQMPGGIPVATVAIGNAKNAGLLAVQILASHDEALLKQVQDYRQSLGDSVMSKQTKLDTVGYQQYLREM